A stretch of the Jeotgalibacillus malaysiensis genome encodes the following:
- a CDS encoding RNA polymerase sigma-E factor SigE: MEVNTEEIVVNDTVRLEELADMLLEQEDGDITEDILIFIDDEPKEDYVPEKLEQWEKEIYAVENEKLIHHVANKFRNTRLPYDELFSVCMMGFTKALNAYDKKRGVKLSTFAVNCMQNEVKFFLRKEKKHRDNTVSMGMVLSQDKNGNNFELEDILSEHANEEVLSIEDKYEIAEDKDIIMEAIEQLTEQEQYIMNSRYGLNGLQVKTQKTIAEEIDMSQANVSKIQKNCIDKIKKYVEATYSDERIHL, from the coding sequence TTGGAAGTGAATACAGAAGAAATTGTAGTAAATGATACTGTCCGATTAGAAGAGTTGGCTGATATGCTTTTGGAGCAAGAGGATGGGGATATCACAGAGGATATCTTGATTTTTATTGACGATGAACCAAAAGAGGATTATGTCCCGGAGAAACTTGAACAGTGGGAAAAAGAGATTTATGCCGTCGAGAATGAGAAATTGATTCACCACGTCGCAAACAAATTCCGTAACACACGACTTCCATATGATGAATTATTCTCTGTCTGTATGATGGGCTTTACAAAAGCTCTCAATGCCTACGATAAAAAACGTGGAGTTAAACTTTCTACGTTTGCTGTGAACTGTATGCAAAATGAAGTGAAGTTCTTCTTACGCAAAGAGAAAAAGCATCGGGATAATACTGTTTCGATGGGGATGGTTCTTTCACAAGACAAGAACGGAAATAACTTCGAATTAGAAGACATCTTGAGTGAGCATGCCAATGAAGAAGTCCTTAGCATCGAAGATAAATATGAAATCGCTGAAGATAAGGATATTATTATGGAGGCGATTGAACAACTGACAGAACAAGAGCAATATATCATGAACTCACGATATGGATTGAACGGTCTGCAGGTCAAAACACAAAAAACGATTGCAGAAGAGATTGATATGAGCCAGGCAAATGTCTCAAAAATTCAAAAGAACTGCATCGATAAAATCAAAAAGTATGTGGAAGCCACGTATTCAGACGAACGCATCCATTTATAA
- a CDS encoding type II secretion system protein E, whose product MSIEKNFKSFKKDMQKMKGIRETGTIYTFEDALEEVRHFITEKKKQLTDDDTGSDKKNREEVVKDKAALRLVLEESRAEIRDVVYGRNIRVREYENDPELFIDMAAEEFVGYSVLAKAFYDPKVSDIFCMGWNKIYIEKDGENEKYPYHFRSPKHYQEFIERVLRDGGAGVGKVVDNGENKIVDAEFYGDRIQATSKMVSPKDFSITFRKHKESHITLNQIVEQGVLSPEISEFLGQAILGELNLIYAGITGSGKTTTIRALLDHYVTLSNKRMLVCEDTQELFPQNDHTLELVSHKNSNPQLAVELYDIILTALRLKPKYIVVGEVRGKEAQAAVEAAETGHSTIFTMHGGKPINIINRLVTKYLSAMPALGIDVVERIIGSAIDYIAIQDDIPGIGRRVSIISEVTFDDETGRVSLKPIFEFDFETEEYKMVNKMHPEKAKLMLRRGVKRDDIKHFVEGWS is encoded by the coding sequence ATGTCAATCGAGAAAAATTTTAAGAGTTTTAAAAAAGACATGCAAAAAATGAAAGGGATTCGGGAGACCGGAACCATTTATACATTTGAGGATGCATTAGAAGAAGTTCGTCATTTTATCACAGAAAAGAAAAAACAACTGACAGATGACGATACCGGTAGCGATAAGAAGAATCGAGAAGAAGTGGTGAAAGATAAAGCCGCTCTTCGCCTTGTGCTAGAAGAAAGTCGTGCTGAAATCCGGGATGTCGTATATGGTCGGAACATCCGGGTTCGTGAATATGAAAACGACCCAGAGCTATTTATCGATATGGCGGCGGAAGAATTTGTCGGTTACTCTGTCTTAGCAAAAGCTTTTTATGACCCGAAAGTGTCTGATATTTTCTGCATGGGTTGGAACAAGATTTATATTGAAAAAGACGGGGAGAATGAAAAGTATCCATATCACTTCCGTTCACCAAAACACTATCAGGAATTTATTGAACGAGTGCTTCGAGATGGGGGAGCTGGTGTAGGTAAGGTTGTGGACAACGGAGAGAATAAAATTGTAGATGCGGAGTTCTATGGAGACCGTATTCAAGCGACTTCCAAAATGGTTTCTCCGAAAGATTTTTCCATCACTTTCCGGAAGCACAAAGAATCGCATATCACCCTCAATCAAATTGTCGAGCAAGGTGTATTAAGTCCAGAAATCTCTGAGTTTTTAGGACAAGCCATCTTGGGTGAACTCAACCTGATTTATGCCGGAATTACTGGTTCTGGTAAAACGACAACGATTCGTGCCCTCTTAGACCACTACGTTACCCTCTCTAATAAGCGGATGCTCGTCTGTGAAGATACACAGGAGCTATTCCCTCAAAACGACCACACACTCGAACTTGTCTCTCATAAAAACAGTAACCCACAATTAGCCGTAGAGCTATATGATATCATCCTGACTGCTCTTCGTTTGAAGCCGAAGTATATCGTAGTAGGGGAGGTTCGTGGTAAGGAGGCTCAAGCGGCGGTAGAAGCCGCAGAGACTGGTCACTCTACGATTTTCACCATGCACGGTGGGAAGCCAATTAACATCATCAACCGTCTGGTAACGAAGTACTTATCGGCAATGCCTGCATTAGGTATTGATGTTGTTGAGCGTATTATCGGTTCTGCTATTGATTACATTGCGATTCAAGATGATATCCCTGGTATTGGTCGTCGAGTGTCGATTATTTCAGAAGTTACATTTGACGATGAAACAGGACGAGTGTCATTAAAGCCGATTTTCGAGTTTGACTTTGAAACAGAAGAGTATAAGATGGTAAATAAGATGCATCCTGAAAAAGCAAAATTAATGTTGCGTCGTGGTGTAAAACGTGATGACATCAAACATTTTGTCGAAGGATGGAGCTAA